The following coding sequences are from one Methyloterricola oryzae window:
- the gspM gene encoding type II secretion system protein GspM has protein sequence MEEFLKRRPSNSRLAAVGLLVAVLVVLYLVVFMPFFSVESEYGDTIDDLQFRLQRFRRVAAEKDYWLNRLDEIKKASQQEERFISRDTAALASADLQSMIKDAVTGAGGELISTQVIPERKEEQFTRIAVKVRMTGSTQVLRDVLYGFETRKPVLFIENLNLRPIRIIQPVGPGRKPGRVADKLSVDFDVVGYMRAG, from the coding sequence ATGGAAGAATTCCTGAAAAGGCGGCCGAGTAACTCGCGCCTGGCGGCGGTCGGGCTGCTGGTGGCGGTGCTGGTCGTGCTGTACCTGGTGGTGTTCATGCCGTTTTTCTCGGTGGAGTCTGAATACGGCGATACCATCGATGACCTGCAATTCCGTCTGCAGCGCTTCCGCCGTGTCGCCGCAGAGAAGGATTACTGGCTGAATCGGCTGGACGAGATCAAGAAGGCGAGTCAGCAGGAGGAGCGCTTTATCTCGAGGGACACTGCCGCGCTGGCTTCCGCCGATCTGCAGTCCATGATCAAGGACGCGGTGACGGGCGCGGGAGGCGAATTGATCAGTACCCAGGTGATCCCCGAACGCAAGGAAGAGCAGTTCACGCGCATCGCGGTGAAGGTACGCATGACCGGCAGCACCCAGGTACTGCGGGATGTGCTGTACGGCTTCGAAACGCGCAAGCCTGTCCTGTTCATCGAGAATCTGAATCTGAGGCCCATCCGCATCATCCAGCCGGTAGGGCCGGGGCGCAAGCCGGGCCGCGTGGCGGACAAGCTGAGCGTGGATTTCGACGTGGTCGGTTACATGCGGGCGGGCTGA
- a CDS encoding type II secretion system protein N: MGKLYRDYGPALVMLGASLVLVLVLLVEWLYFQGQRSDLKARLAVKESVNPQGAESPAIDNSLPSLEQYAEMIQRPLFMEGRRPPPEEEQPAAEEAPAEQLPLNLKLMGVVFTPKEKTALFVDEKGKYRRVRKNNLVDGWKLQEVREDRVVMTQGSDQKELPLLKPKPKVAPPPGQKPPSGKAQIRGPGQPPPEDADGSDQTGNDEADNSDDGSGEENTDDSSEVDEGSDEQEE, encoded by the coding sequence ATGGGGAAACTCTATCGAGACTACGGTCCTGCCCTCGTGATGCTGGGCGCCAGCCTGGTGCTGGTGCTGGTGCTGCTGGTGGAATGGCTGTATTTCCAGGGACAACGTTCGGATCTGAAGGCCCGGCTGGCGGTGAAGGAATCCGTCAATCCCCAGGGCGCAGAGTCTCCCGCCATCGACAATAGCCTCCCCAGCCTCGAGCAATATGCCGAAATGATACAGCGGCCTTTGTTCATGGAGGGGCGGCGTCCGCCCCCGGAGGAGGAGCAGCCAGCGGCCGAGGAAGCTCCGGCGGAGCAGCTGCCGCTCAATTTGAAGCTGATGGGTGTGGTATTCACGCCCAAGGAAAAGACAGCGCTGTTCGTGGACGAGAAGGGTAAATACCGGCGCGTGCGCAAGAACAATCTGGTGGATGGCTGGAAGCTCCAGGAAGTGCGTGAGGATCGGGTGGTGATGACCCAGGGCAGCGACCAGAAGGAACTGCCCCTGCTCAAGCCGAAACCCAAGGTTGCGCCGCCTCCAGGCCAGAAGCCGCCGAGCGGCAAGGCACAGATCAGGGGTCCCGGGCAGCCGCCGCCGGAAGATGCGGACGGTTCCGATCAGACTGGCAATGACGAGGCCGATAATTCCGACGACGGTAGCGGCGAAGAGAATACTGACGACAGTAGCGAAGTGGATGAGGGTAGCGATGAGCAAGAAGAATAA
- the gspD gene encoding type II secretion system secretin GspD yields the protein MSKKNKPGWISMRRSGHGAIAAAVLLALGTTGCEYMGAFSKPYRPPDSVKIQPVKEEPKSADEDVSKVQKPREKEYYPARGRTYGSPGEAERSYGSAESGESTVLGGGRGRPEREGKYTLNFDDADLGEVSKVILGDTLKVNYVLSPKVAGKVSLQTARPLADDELIPTLEMLLRMNGAVLIKEGSLYKIEPEVVGTINAPGARLGLSGDLPPGYQLRVVPLRYVSVQEMQKVIEPLMPPKSVIRADEVRNLLLLAGSSDELASVMDTIRIFDVDFMRGMSVAIFPLKNVDAATISGELESLLGSGSKGPMAGMLRLLPIERLNAVMAVSPQPRYLDEVETWVERLDRYTTDKSGNMHVYRVQNVDALELANTLGQIFGAGGRSGGPRASVAPGMSGASIGSGSFGSGSGSFGSGSGGIGSGSGSSFGGSSSSFGGGSGSFGGSGGGFSDSGDSFGSDGGSSSSFGGSSSSTSGSGFGSSSTGSSRGGFGSSSSSSGGGFGGGGFGSGGGSGSAGRRAGGRGGAAAMDLGNNIRVVADPANNALIIFAKPADYKEIESVIKELDVMPMQVLIDATVVEVALTGDLQYGLKWYFEQGESGWAQGSEIGAIATAAAGGFTYSLVNASKNIRVQLNLLAKDNKINILSSPSLMVLNNQEAQINVGDKVPTPTATASNVLPGATTTTLTSTLQYQESGTSLRIKPRVNAGGLVIMDVMQEISTPSKVQVNGVDTFQFAQRKIHSSVAVPNGEALALGGLIQDKESDDVSGIPILSKIPYIGWLFSTTVKRKERTELVVLITPRTLERRSDGTRVTNEFRRRLTGFGDLEGSSQPAPGYSR from the coding sequence ATGAGCAAGAAGAATAAGCCGGGTTGGATATCCATGCGCCGGTCCGGGCATGGCGCGATCGCGGCAGCGGTCCTGCTCGCGCTGGGGACCACGGGTTGCGAGTACATGGGGGCCTTCTCCAAGCCTTACCGGCCACCGGATTCGGTGAAGATTCAACCGGTTAAGGAAGAGCCGAAGTCGGCGGACGAGGATGTCTCCAAAGTCCAGAAGCCAAGGGAAAAGGAATACTATCCCGCTCGGGGGCGCACTTATGGTTCTCCCGGTGAAGCGGAGCGGAGTTACGGATCAGCGGAGAGCGGCGAATCGACTGTCCTGGGCGGCGGCCGTGGCCGCCCCGAGCGCGAAGGCAAGTACACGCTGAATTTCGATGACGCCGACCTGGGCGAGGTATCCAAGGTCATACTCGGCGATACCTTGAAGGTCAATTACGTGCTGAGCCCCAAGGTGGCGGGCAAGGTGAGCCTTCAGACCGCCCGTCCCCTGGCCGACGACGAACTGATCCCCACCCTGGAAATGCTGCTGCGCATGAACGGCGCGGTGCTCATCAAGGAAGGTTCGCTGTACAAGATTGAACCCGAGGTGGTCGGCACCATCAACGCGCCGGGGGCGCGGCTGGGGCTTTCCGGTGATTTGCCGCCCGGCTATCAGTTGCGGGTGGTGCCTCTGCGCTATGTCAGCGTGCAGGAAATGCAGAAGGTGATCGAGCCGCTGATGCCGCCCAAGTCCGTGATCCGGGCCGATGAGGTGCGCAACCTGCTGCTGCTCGCGGGCAGTTCCGACGAGTTGGCCAGCGTCATGGACACCATCCGCATCTTCGACGTGGACTTCATGCGCGGCATGTCGGTCGCCATTTTTCCATTGAAGAACGTGGATGCGGCGACGATATCCGGCGAACTGGAGAGTCTGCTGGGCAGCGGCAGTAAGGGGCCCATGGCGGGCATGCTGCGCCTTTTGCCCATCGAGAGGCTGAACGCAGTGATGGCGGTGAGCCCGCAGCCCCGTTATCTGGATGAAGTGGAAACCTGGGTGGAGCGCCTGGATCGTTACACTACGGACAAGAGCGGCAATATGCATGTCTACCGGGTGCAGAACGTGGATGCCCTGGAATTGGCCAATACCCTGGGCCAAATCTTCGGCGCTGGAGGCCGCTCTGGCGGTCCGCGCGCATCGGTGGCCCCGGGCATGAGCGGCGCATCCATTGGCAGCGGATCCTTTGGTTCCGGAAGCGGCTCCTTCGGTTCAGGTAGCGGAGGGATCGGGAGTGGCAGTGGTTCGTCTTTCGGCGGCAGCAGCAGTTCATTCGGCGGGGGAAGCGGTTCTTTCGGTGGCAGCGGTGGCGGCTTTTCGGATAGCGGTGACAGCTTCGGCTCCGATGGCGGATCCAGTTCCTCCTTTGGTGGTTCGTCTTCCTCTACCTCGGGTAGCGGTTTTGGTTCCAGCAGCACCGGTTCCAGCCGGGGCGGCTTCGGCAGCAGCAGTTCCTCCTCCGGCGGGGGATTTGGCGGCGGCGGATTCGGTAGCGGAGGCGGTAGCGGCAGCGCGGGCCGCCGCGCCGGTGGACGCGGGGGGGCCGCGGCCATGGACCTGGGCAACAACATCCGCGTGGTGGCCGACCCGGCCAATAATGCCCTCATCATTTTCGCCAAACCGGCGGATTACAAGGAGATCGAGTCCGTCATCAAAGAACTGGATGTCATGCCCATGCAGGTGCTCATTGACGCGACCGTGGTGGAAGTGGCGCTGACCGGTGATCTGCAGTACGGCTTGAAATGGTATTTCGAACAGGGCGAATCTGGCTGGGCTCAGGGAAGCGAAATTGGGGCCATTGCCACAGCGGCTGCCGGTGGCTTTACCTACTCGCTGGTGAATGCTTCGAAGAATATTAGAGTCCAGCTAAATCTGCTGGCGAAAGACAACAAGATCAATATTCTGTCATCGCCTTCTCTGATGGTGCTCAACAACCAGGAGGCTCAGATCAACGTGGGCGATAAGGTGCCAACGCCTACGGCCACGGCAAGTAACGTACTGCCAGGGGCCACGACCACGACATTGACCAGTACTCTTCAATATCAGGAAAGCGGCACATCGTTGCGCATCAAGCCGAGGGTCAATGCCGGCGGACTGGTGATCATGGACGTGATGCAGGAAATTAGCACGCCGTCCAAGGTGCAGGTCAACGGCGTCGATACGTTTCAGTTTGCGCAACGCAAGATTCACAGTTCCGTGGCGGTGCCGAACGGCGAGGCGCTCGCATTGGGGGGCCTCATTCAGGACAAGGAGTCCGACGATGTCAGTGGCATTCCGATTTTGTCCAAGATTCCCTATATCGGTTGGTTGTTCAGTACGACAGTTAAGCGCAAGGAGCGCACGGAACTGGTGGTTCTGATCACCCCGCGTACCCTGGAGAGGCGCTCCGACGGCACTCGGGTTACCAACGAATTCAGACGGCGCCTGACCGGCTTCGGCGACTTGGAAGGTAGCAGTCAGCCAGCGCCGGGATACTCGCGCTGA
- a CDS encoding potassium transporter Kup, with amino-acid sequence MEHREGKKAGFLPLCVGAVGVVYGDVGTSPLYTLKEVFYGPHALAVSPANVYGVLSLIFWALMSVISLKYISFVMRADNRGEGGIMALIALALRHRHRRAQRNLIGLIGLFGTALFYGDGLITPAISVLSAVEGLNVAAPALSHFVVPLAVLILFGLFYIQSKGTAKVGAFFGPVMIVWFLCLYLLGWNSLQQDEHIWWALDPRYGLHFFMENQWHGFLALGTVVLAITGAEALYADMGHFGRNPIRFSWFVLVFPALVVNYMGQGALILRDPGAIQNPFYLLVPSWGLYPMIGLSTLATVIASQAVISGAFSITRQAIQLDYLPRQRLVHTSTSEIGQIFVPSVNGFLMVGVIGLVIGFGSSSNLASAYGIAVTGAMTIDTLLASVIALDVWHWKPLAVASLMGSFALVDLAFLAANVPKIPHGGWFPLLTGAVLFLAMHAWRRGRELLMQHLQRAAISLTVFLDTIRSMPPIRVPGTAVFMTSRHLSLPFPLLQNFSNNKVLHETVILMTVNVEDVPYLSFESRLDVEDLGQGFYRITVNYGFMQHPDIPRALNLAVRRGLPVELSEAIYFIGRESLILTREPDMHPWLARLFISMFRNAVSPRSFFKIPTASVMELGVWVEI; translated from the coding sequence ATGGAGCACCGCGAAGGCAAAAAAGCCGGCTTTCTGCCCCTCTGCGTCGGCGCGGTGGGGGTCGTGTACGGCGACGTCGGCACCAGTCCGCTGTACACGCTCAAGGAGGTCTTCTACGGCCCCCACGCCCTGGCGGTGTCTCCCGCGAATGTTTACGGCGTCCTGTCCCTGATCTTCTGGGCGCTGATGAGCGTCATCTCCCTCAAGTACATCTCTTTTGTCATGCGTGCCGACAATCGGGGAGAAGGGGGCATCATGGCCCTCATCGCCCTGGCCCTGCGCCACCGGCACCGCCGCGCGCAGCGTAACTTGATCGGCTTGATCGGCCTGTTCGGGACCGCCCTGTTCTATGGAGACGGCCTGATCACGCCGGCCATTTCCGTGCTCAGCGCCGTGGAAGGCCTGAATGTGGCTGCTCCCGCGCTGAGTCACTTCGTGGTGCCCCTGGCTGTGCTGATCCTGTTCGGGCTCTTTTACATCCAGAGCAAGGGGACTGCCAAAGTCGGCGCCTTCTTCGGACCGGTGATGATCGTTTGGTTCCTGTGTTTGTACCTGCTGGGATGGAACAGCCTGCAGCAGGACGAGCATATCTGGTGGGCGCTGGACCCGCGTTACGGCCTGCATTTTTTCATGGAGAACCAGTGGCACGGCTTTCTGGCGCTGGGAACGGTGGTGCTGGCGATCACCGGTGCCGAGGCGCTGTATGCCGACATGGGGCACTTCGGGCGCAATCCGATCCGCTTTTCCTGGTTCGTGCTGGTGTTTCCGGCACTGGTGGTCAATTACATGGGGCAGGGCGCCTTGATTCTGCGCGACCCGGGGGCCATTCAAAATCCCTTTTACCTGCTGGTGCCGTCCTGGGGGCTTTATCCCATGATCGGGCTGTCGACGCTGGCCACCGTGATTGCCTCCCAGGCAGTGATTTCCGGTGCCTTTTCCATCACGCGGCAGGCCATACAACTGGATTATTTGCCGCGCCAGCGCCTGGTGCATACCTCCACTTCGGAGATCGGGCAGATCTTCGTGCCCTCGGTGAACGGCTTTCTGATGGTGGGCGTGATCGGGCTGGTGATCGGCTTCGGCAGTTCCTCCAACCTGGCTTCGGCTTATGGCATCGCCGTGACCGGGGCGATGACTATCGACACCCTGCTCGCCTCGGTCATCGCCCTGGATGTCTGGCACTGGAAGCCCCTTGCCGTGGCCTCGTTGATGGGTTCCTTCGCCCTGGTGGACTTGGCCTTTCTGGCGGCCAATGTGCCCAAGATTCCCCACGGCGGCTGGTTTCCCTTGTTAACGGGAGCCGTGCTCTTTCTTGCCATGCATGCCTGGCGGCGCGGCAGGGAACTCCTGATGCAGCACCTGCAGCGCGCCGCGATTTCACTGACGGTGTTTCTCGACACGATACGCAGCATGCCGCCCATCCGTGTGCCGGGAACCGCCGTGTTCATGACTTCGCGTCATCTGAGCCTGCCCTTTCCGCTGCTGCAGAATTTCTCCAACAACAAGGTGCTGCATGAAACCGTCATCCTGATGACGGTGAATGTGGAGGACGTGCCGTACCTTTCCTTCGAGTCACGGCTGGACGTGGAGGACCTCGGCCAGGGCTTCTATCGCATAACCGTCAACTACGGTTTCATGCAGCATCCGGACATACCCAGGGCGCTCAATCTGGCGGTGCGGCGCGGCCTGCCGGTGGAATTGAGCGAGGCCATCTATTTCATCGGGCGCGAATCCCTGATTCTAACCCGCGAGCCGGACATGCATCCCTGGCTGGCGCGGCTGTTCATTTCCATGTTCCGCAATGCCGTCAGCCCAAGGTCTTTCTTCAAGATCCCGACGGCGAGCGTGATGGAACTGGGGGTGTGGGTCGAGATATGA
- a CDS encoding amidohydrolase family protein: MTRNTNPPRLARALLGCLLLSGGCGNLLAHEGEDHASDNQKTEKPAPCQVLAADRLFDGVSLQTEMTVLLKKDKVVKVGTFKELKKSCKKRIDLGDATLMPGFIELHGHVAYQNVPRDVILRHGVTTARDVGGPLLAPTGGDGRLRLLTAGPIITGKGGYPSPVFTGDVSAEIATADEAKTLVQSLVAGGANIIKLGLEPGGEVGAPWTTGHTPSTEPPWPMPSQEVVQAVVDEAHRLGKKVTAHAGEAQGLALAIDAGVDELAHVPCDFIPTTPRDLLQEAVDKDIRFLSTVDTFSHCQGTHENLHRLVHLGAKLHYAAEIAHTEIPWGIDAQELHSLLHVYMTVNPSADVGELVLKLFQSATSEAGKVLELGPEGGLDKLGTLTPGAPADVIAVRGNAFTQFKPMEYPDLVISGGRVIHNLF; this comes from the coding sequence ATGACCAGAAACACGAACCCGCCCCGCCTGGCCAGAGCCCTGCTCGGCTGCCTGCTGCTTTCAGGCGGCTGCGGCAACCTGCTCGCTCATGAAGGGGAAGACCACGCCAGCGACAACCAAAAGACGGAGAAGCCGGCCCCTTGCCAGGTCCTGGCCGCCGATCGTCTGTTCGATGGGGTCAGCCTGCAAACCGAAATGACCGTCTTGCTGAAAAAGGACAAGGTCGTCAAAGTCGGTACCTTCAAAGAACTGAAGAAGAGTTGCAAGAAGCGCATCGACCTGGGCGACGCTACCCTCATGCCGGGGTTCATCGAACTTCACGGGCATGTGGCCTACCAGAACGTCCCCCGGGATGTGATCCTGCGCCACGGTGTCACCACGGCGCGCGACGTAGGAGGCCCTTTGTTGGCGCCCACGGGCGGGGACGGCCGCCTGCGCCTGCTGACCGCGGGCCCCATCATCACCGGCAAGGGCGGCTATCCCAGCCCGGTCTTTACCGGTGACGTATCCGCCGAGATCGCCACCGCCGACGAGGCCAAGACCCTGGTGCAAAGCCTGGTTGCCGGCGGCGCCAACATCATCAAGCTCGGACTGGAACCGGGCGGTGAAGTGGGCGCGCCCTGGACCACGGGACATACGCCCAGCACCGAGCCCCCCTGGCCGATGCCCTCCCAGGAGGTCGTGCAAGCGGTGGTGGACGAGGCGCATCGCCTGGGCAAGAAGGTGACCGCCCACGCCGGCGAGGCCCAGGGCCTGGCACTGGCCATCGACGCCGGGGTTGACGAACTGGCGCACGTGCCTTGCGACTTCATTCCGACGACACCCCGCGACCTGTTGCAGGAAGCCGTGGACAAGGACATCCGCTTCCTCTCCACGGTCGACACCTTCTCCCACTGCCAGGGTACCCACGAAAACCTGCATCGACTGGTCCACCTGGGCGCCAAGCTGCACTATGCCGCCGAAATCGCCCACACCGAGATACCCTGGGGCATCGATGCCCAGGAACTGCACAGCCTGTTGCACGTCTACATGACCGTGAACCCGAGTGCCGATGTGGGTGAACTGGTGCTAAAGCTGTTCCAGTCCGCCACCTCCGAGGCCGGCAAGGTACTGGAACTGGGCCCGGAAGGGGGACTGGACAAGCTCGGCACCCTCACGCCTGGCGCGCCAGCCGATGTGATCGCAGTGCGTGGCAACGCCTTTACCCAGTTCAAGCCCATGGAGTATCCGGACCTGGTGATTTCAGGCGGCCGGGTGATACATAACCTGTTCTGA
- a CDS encoding helix-turn-helix domain-containing protein, translating to MSRYFGDAALGPLFSGGRVSVLGFRPSSASTGLVARQILARDRAAPLDHLFLHGQALSLLAAELEPLLAGRASVARFTVRDRDMARQARAILEQELQAPPSVGDLARRVGTNTFKLKQLFHYFFGQTPYGLLLQFRMESAYQTLVSSRCPIHIVAAQVGYAHASNFSTAFTRYFGVTPARVARNHGSGPPPEGG from the coding sequence TTGAGCCGGTATTTTGGCGATGCCGCGCTGGGGCCGTTGTTCTCCGGCGGCAGAGTCAGCGTGCTGGGGTTCAGGCCCTCCTCGGCCTCAACCGGCTTGGTTGCGCGCCAGATCCTAGCCAGGGATCGGGCCGCTCCCCTCGATCACTTGTTCCTGCACGGGCAGGCGCTCAGCTTGCTGGCAGCGGAACTGGAGCCTTTGTTGGCGGGGAGGGCCAGTGTCGCGCGCTTCACCGTACGGGACAGGGACATGGCGCGCCAGGCTCGCGCCATTCTTGAGCAGGAGTTGCAGGCTCCGCCTTCAGTAGGCGATCTGGCGCGGCGCGTGGGCACCAACACCTTCAAATTGAAGCAGTTGTTCCATTATTTCTTCGGTCAGACGCCCTACGGTCTGCTGCTGCAGTTCCGCATGGAGAGCGCGTATCAAACCCTGGTATCCAGCCGTTGTCCCATACACATCGTCGCGGCGCAGGTGGGCTATGCCCATGCCAGCAATTTCAGTACTGCGTTCACCCGCTATTTCGGCGTTACGCCCGCGAGAGTCGCCCGCAACCATGGGTCCGGTCCGCCACCTGAAGGGGGCTGA